In Asanoa sp. WMMD1127, one genomic interval encodes:
- a CDS encoding IS630 family transposase: MPSPIAVSIVLTDDEREQLVTWSRRPTSAQALAARSRVVLACADGPGESNGQIAQRLGISRNTVKKWRNRFAVDRLDGLLDEPRPGRPRTVTDTDVERVITTTLETTPKDATHWSTRSLAAQVGLSQTAVSRIWRAFGLQPHRQDSWKLSKDPQFIDKVRDVVGLYLDPPERAVVLCVDEKSQIQALDRTAPVLPMLPGTPARASHDYIRAGTSSLYAALDLTTGKVIGSLHARHRAIEFRKFLTTLDREVPADLQVHLVLDNASTHKTPAIKRWLAAHPRFVLHFTPTSSSWLNLVERWFGELTTKKLQRGTHRSVRALNKDIREWIGTWNDNPKPYVWTKTADQILESIARYCTRINDSRH; encoded by the coding sequence ATGCCGTCTCCGATAGCAGTGTCGATCGTGCTCACTGATGACGAGCGTGAGCAGTTGGTTACCTGGTCACGAAGGCCGACCAGTGCGCAGGCTTTGGCGGCGCGGTCACGGGTCGTGCTGGCCTGTGCCGATGGTCCCGGCGAGTCGAACGGCCAGATCGCGCAGCGTCTGGGGATCTCGCGGAACACGGTGAAGAAGTGGCGTAATCGGTTCGCGGTCGACCGGCTCGACGGGTTGTTGGACGAGCCGCGGCCGGGCCGGCCGCGCACGGTCACCGACACCGACGTCGAGCGCGTCATCACCACGACGTTGGAGACCACGCCGAAGGACGCCACGCACTGGTCGACCCGGTCGCTGGCCGCGCAGGTCGGCCTGTCACAGACGGCGGTATCGCGGATCTGGCGGGCGTTCGGGCTGCAGCCGCACCGGCAGGACTCGTGGAAGCTGTCGAAAGACCCGCAATTCATTGACAAGGTCCGCGACGTGGTCGGTCTCTACTTGGACCCGCCGGAACGGGCGGTCGTGCTCTGCGTCGACGAAAAGTCTCAGATCCAAGCCCTCGACCGGACCGCGCCGGTCCTACCAATGCTGCCCGGCACACCCGCCAGGGCCAGTCACGACTACATCCGCGCCGGCACCTCCAGCCTCTACGCCGCCCTGGACCTGACCACCGGCAAGGTGATCGGCTCGTTGCACGCCCGACACCGGGCGATCGAGTTCCGCAAGTTTCTGACCACCCTCGACCGGGAAGTCCCCGCGGACCTACAGGTCCACCTGGTCCTGGACAACGCCTCCACACACAAGACACCAGCGATCAAACGCTGGCTGGCGGCCCACCCTCGCTTCGTCCTGCACTTCACCCCGACCAGCTCATCCTGGCTCAACCTCGTCGAGCGCTGGTTCGGCGAACTGACCACCAAGAAACTCCAACGCGGAACCCACCGCTCGGTCCGCGCCCTCAACAAAGACATCCGCGAATGGATCGGAACCTGGAACGACAACCCCAAGCCCTACGTCTGGACCAAGACCGCCGACCAGATCCTCGAATCCATCGCCCGCTACTGCACTCGAATTAACGACTCACGACACTAG
- a CDS encoding DUF6766 family protein, producing the protein MKRFLRENSLGLVFGVLFLIVLVGQAFAGHANFNQEQVAEGLEPISLGRYVSSASFATDVSENWQSEYLQFFLYIFLTVWLVQRGSPESKELDKVGRETHKDQKMGEHAQPESPRWAREPGFRRLLFSNSLGLVMGAIFIASWTAQSIAGVAAYNEEQLSRLEDTVSWGRYLGEPDFWNRTLQNWQSELLAVASMVILSIYLRQRGSPESKPVGSAHDTTGVEG; encoded by the coding sequence GTGAAGCGCTTCCTGCGGGAGAACTCGCTCGGCCTGGTGTTCGGCGTCCTGTTCCTGATCGTCCTGGTCGGACAGGCGTTCGCCGGCCATGCCAACTTCAACCAGGAGCAGGTGGCGGAAGGGCTGGAGCCGATCTCGCTCGGCCGCTACGTGAGCTCCGCCAGCTTCGCCACCGACGTCTCCGAGAACTGGCAGTCCGAATATCTCCAGTTCTTCCTCTACATCTTCCTGACGGTCTGGCTGGTGCAGCGGGGCTCGCCGGAGTCCAAGGAGCTCGACAAGGTCGGCCGCGAGACGCACAAGGACCAGAAGATGGGCGAGCACGCCCAGCCGGAGTCGCCGCGGTGGGCGCGCGAGCCCGGGTTCCGGCGGCTGCTGTTCTCCAACTCGCTCGGCCTGGTGATGGGCGCCATCTTCATCGCCTCCTGGACGGCGCAGTCGATCGCCGGCGTCGCGGCCTACAACGAGGAGCAGCTGAGCCGGCTCGAGGACACGGTCTCCTGGGGTCGCTACCTCGGCGAGCCCGACTTCTGGAACCGGACGCTGCAGAACTGGCAGTCGGAGCTGCTGGCCGTCGCGTCGATGGTCATCCTCTCGATCTACCTCCGGCAGCGCGGATCCCCGGAGTCCAAACCGGTCGGTTCCGCCCACGACACCACAGGGGTGGAAGGCTGA
- a CDS encoding DNA topoisomerase IB, with protein MRLRRSDTTKPGYGRRRQGKGFRYLRPDGRPLTDRSELDRIRALVIPPAWQDVWISTDPRGHIQATGTDAAGRRQYRYHDAWRAKRDAAKFDHVLEVGGHLPEIRSTVDKHLTERGPTRNRVLAAAVRLLDVGCFRIGGEEYANGDDASFGLATVRREHVTLAKGVVRFCYPAKGGLQRTLDVRDDDVRAVVRSLLGRPGDQPELLAYRDGRAWVDVRSADVNAYLREISGVEVTAKDFRTWNGTVLAAVALAVDEAGARGRRSRAARKRAVPAAIREVADYLGNTPAVARSSYVDPRVVDLFQDGTTIAAALDGGPPDLDDRAVRDRIEAAVLSLLRTD; from the coding sequence GTGCGGTTACGACGCAGTGACACGACGAAGCCCGGCTACGGCCGGCGGCGGCAGGGCAAGGGTTTCCGCTATCTGCGCCCCGACGGTCGGCCCCTGACCGACCGGAGTGAACTCGACCGGATCCGGGCCCTGGTCATCCCGCCCGCGTGGCAGGACGTCTGGATCTCCACCGATCCGCGCGGCCACATCCAGGCGACCGGCACGGACGCGGCCGGCCGGCGGCAGTACCGCTACCACGACGCCTGGCGGGCCAAGCGCGACGCGGCCAAGTTCGACCACGTGCTCGAGGTGGGCGGCCACCTGCCCGAGATCCGATCGACGGTCGACAAGCACCTGACCGAACGGGGCCCCACCCGCAACCGGGTGCTCGCCGCCGCGGTGCGGCTGCTCGACGTGGGCTGCTTCCGGATCGGCGGTGAGGAGTACGCCAACGGCGACGACGCCAGCTTCGGCCTGGCCACCGTCCGCCGCGAGCACGTGACGCTGGCCAAGGGCGTCGTCCGGTTCTGCTATCCGGCCAAGGGCGGACTGCAGCGCACCCTGGACGTGCGCGACGACGACGTGCGTGCCGTCGTCCGCTCGCTGCTGGGCCGCCCGGGCGACCAGCCGGAGCTGCTCGCCTACCGCGACGGCCGGGCCTGGGTCGACGTGCGCAGCGCCGACGTCAACGCCTACCTGCGCGAGATCAGCGGCGTCGAGGTGACCGCCAAGGACTTCCGCACCTGGAACGGCACGGTGCTGGCCGCGGTGGCGCTCGCCGTCGACGAGGCCGGCGCCCGTGGCCGGCGGTCGCGCGCCGCCCGGAAGCGGGCCGTGCCGGCCGCGATCCGCGAGGTCGCCGACTATCTGGGCAACACACCGGCGGTGGCCCGATCGTCCTATGTCGACCCGCGCGTGGTCGACCTGTTCCAGGACGGCACGACGATCGCGGCGGCCCTCGACGGCGGCCCGCCCGACCTCGACGACCGGGCCGTGCGGGACCGGATCGAGGCGGCGGTGCTCAGCCTGCTGCGGACGGACTGA
- a CDS encoding long-chain fatty acid--CoA ligase, producing MTFNLSVILRESARRDPDKTAVIFGDRKVSYAELDAAADRAAAGLLRYARRGDRVALMLPNRVEFLECYFGILKAGLVAVPMNPLLKAAEVDHILTDSGARVLIAGDVSRAAVAHAGVPVLNPDESDFLAADAPLPWAASTDSDDTAVIIYTSGTTGRPKGAELTHFQLYLNCSLAGERFDTRPDDVSLAVLPFFHVYGLSSVVNVVIRKGGTIVAVPKFDVDLVLDALHDHRVSVLAGVPTMYHALLHADLGGRDLSALRIGSCGGASMPEAVLKGVEQRFGITVLEGYGLSETGSTATMNHSVDDRRIRSIGKPIWGVDVRVAGPDGAEQPVGEVGELLVRGHVVMKGYHGDPAATAAAIQDGWLHTGDLGYRDADGFLYVVDRMKDLIIRGGFNVYPREVEEVLYTHPAVAEAAVVGRPDERVGEEIVAVVTVRPGADLDPAEVIAFCRERLADYKSPREVRVRDSLPKSATGKLLKRELRGLVLPRP from the coding sequence ATGACCTTCAACCTGAGCGTGATCCTGCGTGAGTCCGCCCGCCGCGACCCCGACAAGACGGCCGTCATCTTCGGCGACCGCAAGGTCAGCTACGCGGAGCTGGACGCGGCCGCCGACCGGGCCGCCGCCGGCCTCCTGCGGTACGCGCGGCGGGGCGACCGGGTCGCGCTGATGCTGCCCAACCGGGTCGAGTTCCTCGAGTGCTACTTCGGCATCCTCAAGGCCGGCCTCGTCGCGGTGCCGATGAACCCGCTGCTCAAGGCGGCCGAGGTCGACCACATCCTGACCGACAGCGGCGCTCGCGTGCTGATCGCCGGCGACGTCTCCCGTGCGGCGGTCGCCCACGCGGGTGTCCCCGTGCTCAACCCCGACGAGTCCGACTTCCTGGCCGCCGACGCGCCCCTCCCGTGGGCCGCGAGCACCGACAGCGACGACACCGCGGTGATCATCTATACGAGCGGCACCACCGGCCGGCCCAAGGGCGCCGAGCTGACCCACTTCCAGCTCTATCTGAACTGCTCGCTGGCGGGCGAGCGGTTCGACACCCGCCCCGACGACGTCTCGCTCGCCGTGCTCCCGTTCTTCCACGTGTACGGGCTGTCCAGCGTCGTCAACGTCGTGATCCGCAAGGGCGGCACGATCGTGGCCGTTCCCAAGTTCGACGTCGACCTGGTCCTCGACGCGCTGCACGACCACCGGGTCAGCGTGCTGGCCGGCGTGCCGACCATGTACCACGCGCTGCTGCACGCCGACCTCGGCGGCCGGGACCTGTCCGCGCTGCGGATCGGCTCGTGCGGCGGCGCCTCGATGCCGGAGGCGGTGCTCAAGGGCGTCGAGCAGCGGTTCGGGATCACGGTGCTGGAGGGCTACGGGCTGTCCGAGACCGGCAGCACGGCGACGATGAACCACAGCGTCGACGACCGGCGGATCCGTTCGATCGGCAAGCCGATCTGGGGCGTCGACGTGCGGGTCGCCGGCCCGGACGGGGCCGAGCAGCCGGTCGGCGAGGTCGGCGAGCTGCTGGTCCGTGGCCACGTGGTGATGAAGGGCTACCACGGTGACCCGGCGGCCACCGCGGCGGCGATCCAGGACGGCTGGTTGCACACCGGCGACCTCGGCTACCGTGACGCTGACGGCTTCCTCTACGTGGTGGACCGGATGAAGGACCTGATCATCCGCGGCGGCTTCAACGTCTATCCCCGCGAGGTCGAAGAGGTGCTCTACACCCATCCGGCGGTGGCGGAGGCGGCCGTCGTCGGGCGGCCCGACGAGCGGGTCGGCGAGGAGATCGTGGCGGTGGTCACCGTGCGGCCGGGCGCCGACCTCGACCCGGCCGAGGTGATCGCGTTCTGCCGGGAGCGGCTGGCCGACTACAAAAGCCCCCGTGAGGTGCGCGTCCGGGACAGTCTGCCGAAGAGCGCGACCGGCAAGTTGCTCAAGCGGGAGCTGCGGGGGCTCGTGTTGCCACGTCCGTGA
- a CDS encoding CBS domain-containing protein, whose translation MATAREIMTPDATCVGEDESVATAAQKMADLNVGSLPICGNDNRLKGMLTDRDIVVKVLAKGRDPQQVKAGELGQGKPVTIGADDDAEEILKTMGSHQVRRLPVIDGQSLVGMVAVADVARALPDKPVGALLDAISEK comes from the coding sequence ATGGCCACCGCGAGGGAAATCATGACTCCCGACGCCACCTGCGTCGGCGAGGACGAGAGCGTGGCGACGGCGGCCCAGAAGATGGCCGACCTGAACGTCGGCTCGCTGCCGATCTGCGGCAACGACAACCGGCTCAAGGGCATGCTCACCGACCGCGACATCGTGGTGAAGGTGCTCGCCAAGGGACGGGACCCGCAACAGGTCAAGGCCGGCGAGCTCGGCCAGGGCAAGCCCGTGACGATCGGCGCGGACGACGACGCCGAGGAGATCCTCAAGACGATGGGCAGCCACCAGGTGCGCCGGCTTCCGGTGATCGACGGGCAATCGCTCGTCGGCATGGTCGCGGTCGCCGACGTGGCCCGGGCCCTGCCGGACAAGCCGGTCGGCGCCCTGCTCGACGCGATCAGCGAGAAGTAG
- a CDS encoding sigma-70 family RNA polymerase sigma factor, whose product MIAQGGVSITDGALDAAAQRYQLAVGHDGAAVGRARDEFVTALVPFADRLASRYRGRGVPYDDLCQVARLALIKAVDQLDTDRGSFTAYAVVTVRGALRRHFRDTSWDAHVPRPVQELTLRLWGVADDLTRELKRPPSRAELAGRLGVATEELTAALLASDAKAARSLNAPVTGDDGAAELGDLLGGPDQELDGIDDRVTMRDLLARLPARERRILALRFYGNQTQMEIAEATGLSQMHVSRLLARTLAWLREAMLSDTPPPFPGVDEPVDGDLAIEVTHSGGLTVVAVRGEVDADNADRLRAAVTHCCRHAGTGVRVDLRRVPLVDAAGAAALARAYAVAHARGVDLALLEPNPTVTRILRVTGLGHLVARTRRVSPSAAG is encoded by the coding sequence ATGATCGCTCAGGGTGGTGTGTCCATTACGGACGGCGCGTTGGATGCGGCTGCCCAGCGATATCAGCTGGCGGTCGGGCACGACGGTGCGGCGGTCGGCCGCGCGCGCGACGAGTTCGTCACGGCCCTGGTGCCGTTCGCCGACCGGTTGGCCAGCCGCTACCGCGGCCGCGGGGTGCCCTACGACGACCTGTGCCAGGTGGCCCGGCTCGCCCTGATCAAGGCGGTCGACCAGCTCGACACCGACCGGGGCTCGTTCACGGCGTACGCCGTCGTGACGGTCCGCGGCGCCCTCCGCCGGCACTTCCGCGACACCTCGTGGGACGCCCACGTGCCCCGCCCGGTGCAGGAGCTGACGCTGCGGCTCTGGGGAGTGGCCGACGACCTGACCCGGGAACTGAAGCGGCCGCCGTCGCGGGCCGAGCTCGCGGGCCGGCTCGGCGTCGCCACCGAGGAGCTGACCGCCGCGCTGCTGGCCAGCGACGCCAAGGCGGCCCGGTCGCTCAACGCGCCGGTCACCGGCGACGACGGCGCGGCCGAGCTGGGCGACCTGCTGGGCGGGCCCGACCAGGAGCTCGACGGCATCGACGACCGGGTGACCATGCGCGACCTGCTGGCCCGGCTGCCGGCCCGCGAGCGGCGGATCCTCGCCCTGCGGTTCTACGGCAACCAGACCCAGATGGAGATCGCCGAAGCCACCGGCCTGTCCCAGATGCACGTCTCCCGGCTGCTCGCCCGGACGCTCGCCTGGCTGCGCGAGGCGATGCTCAGCGACACGCCTCCGCCGTTCCCCGGCGTCGACGAGCCGGTCGACGGCGACCTGGCGATCGAGGTGACCCACTCCGGCGGCCTGACGGTCGTCGCGGTGCGCGGTGAGGTCGACGCCGACAACGCCGACCGGCTGCGGGCCGCGGTGACGCACTGCTGTCGGCACGCCGGCACCGGCGTACGGGTGGACCTGCGCCGGGTGCCGCTGGTGGATGCCGCCGGCGCCGCCGCGCTGGCCCGGGCGTACGCCGTCGCACACGCCCGTGGGGTGGATCTCGCCCTGCTCGAGCCCAACCCGACGGTCACCCGGATCCTCCGGGTGACCGGGCTGGGCCACCTCGTCGCCCGGACCCGTCGCGTCAGTCCGTCCGCAGCAGGCTGA
- a CDS encoding RNA polymerase sigma factor translates to MKLDVTAEPAVTAGPADLSAAVTAAQAGDERAFRELFRAVQPALLRYLRGLIGDDADDVASETWLQICRDLPRFAGDYDNFRAWAATIARHRAMDHVRKLRRRPSVPVPVEALADLAGAADTEHEAADAVATGAAVALLASLPAQQAEAVLLRVVMGLDAETVGRILGKRPGAVRTAAYRGLRRLAELMPPEEAP, encoded by the coding sequence GTGAAGCTGGACGTGACGGCGGAGCCCGCGGTGACCGCCGGACCCGCCGACCTGTCGGCCGCCGTCACCGCCGCCCAGGCCGGCGACGAGCGGGCCTTCCGGGAGCTGTTCCGGGCGGTCCAGCCCGCGCTGCTGCGCTACCTGCGCGGGCTGATCGGCGACGACGCCGACGACGTCGCCTCCGAGACGTGGCTGCAGATCTGCCGGGACCTGCCGCGGTTCGCCGGCGACTACGACAACTTCCGGGCCTGGGCGGCGACCATCGCCCGGCACCGGGCCATGGACCACGTCCGCAAGCTGCGCCGGCGGCCCAGCGTCCCGGTGCCGGTCGAGGCGCTCGCCGACCTGGCCGGCGCGGCCGACACCGAGCACGAGGCCGCCGACGCGGTGGCCACCGGCGCCGCCGTCGCGCTGCTCGCGTCGCTGCCCGCCCAGCAGGCCGAGGCCGTGCTGCTGCGGGTCGTGATGGGGCTCGACGCGGAAACCGTCGGGCGGATCCTCGGGAAGCGGCCCGGCGCGGTACGCACCGCGGCGTACCGGGGGCTGCGCCGGTTGGCCGAGCTCATGCCGCCGGAGGAGGCGCCGTGA